The Faecalibacter sp. LW9 genome has a segment encoding these proteins:
- a CDS encoding ATP-dependent helicase — protein MENYLELLNEPQRKAVEATEGPVMVIAGAGSGKTRVLTYRIAHLLNKGVDSFNILSLTFTNKAAREMKDRVASVVGASEAKNLWMGTFHSVFARLLRVEAPLLGYPSDFTIYDQQDAVSVMTKIINEMNLDKDIYKPKQVLGRISQYKNNLITVRAYHNNQALIEADSEAMKPRMGDIYRAYVDRCFKSGAMDFDDLLLRTNEILTRFPEVLSKYQDRFKYIMVDEYQDTNHSQYLIVKALASRYENICVVGDDAQSIYAFRGANIRNILSFKQDYPDAQLYPLEQNYRSSNTIVQAANNIIAHNQEQLEKNVWTSNEEGEKIAVYRALSDADEARYIASQIWERQISEHLQAKDFAILYRTNAQSRALEEALRKRGISYRVFGGTSFYQRKEIKDMVAYMRLLINQNDEEALLRVINYPARGIGQTTLSKLLVAADQQNLTLFSLVENIQMYAPSIGINARTSNKLNDFALLIKRFQVMLKTHDVYEVTIEMAKATNLLNTLKEDSTPEGISRLENVQELLNSIQGYVEEQQQLEDGDASLGGFLENIALATDADNEDEDDNKVNLMTVHLAKGLEFPVVFIAGLEENLFPSMMAVNTRAELEEERRLFYVALTRAEKVAYLTYSVSRFRWGKIIDCEPSRFLEEIEDTYLDWKNLHIPNQRNANNSGLSADLFGDDFSTPARFKDQPRERSSARSNPNVRRTAAAVPPKANFKPVDQTKSSAANTANHLGLQIGQSVLHDRFGRGTVKDLQGDPSDMKAIIHFDTAGEKKLLLNFAKLKIIS, from the coding sequence ATGGAAAATTATTTAGAATTATTAAATGAACCGCAACGTAAGGCGGTAGAAGCGACAGAAGGTCCAGTAATGGTTATTGCTGGTGCAGGTTCTGGTAAAACGCGTGTATTAACATACCGTATTGCACATTTACTAAATAAAGGGGTAGATTCTTTTAACATATTATCCTTAACGTTCACCAACAAAGCCGCACGAGAAATGAAAGATCGTGTAGCAAGTGTGGTTGGAGCATCTGAAGCTAAAAATCTTTGGATGGGAACGTTTCACTCTGTATTCGCCCGTTTATTACGTGTGGAAGCTCCTTTATTAGGTTATCCATCAGATTTTACCATTTATGATCAACAAGATGCTGTTTCGGTGATGACCAAAATTATCAACGAGATGAATCTTGATAAAGACATCTATAAGCCCAAACAAGTATTAGGACGTATCTCTCAATACAAAAACAATTTAATTACAGTACGGGCTTATCATAACAACCAAGCGTTGATTGAAGCTGATTCAGAAGCGATGAAACCTCGTATGGGGGACATTTATCGTGCGTATGTGGATCGATGCTTTAAATCGGGTGCTATGGATTTTGATGATCTTTTGTTACGTACCAATGAGATTTTAACCCGTTTCCCTGAGGTTTTATCCAAATACCAAGATCGTTTCAAATACATTATGGTGGATGAGTATCAGGATACCAATCATTCACAATACCTAATCGTTAAAGCTTTGGCTTCTCGTTACGAAAACATTTGTGTGGTGGGTGATGATGCGCAATCCATTTATGCTTTCCGTGGAGCAAATATTCGTAATATCTTATCGTTTAAACAAGATTATCCCGACGCTCAATTATATCCATTAGAACAGAATTATCGTTCATCCAATACGATTGTACAAGCAGCTAATAATATCATTGCTCATAACCAAGAACAATTGGAAAAAAATGTATGGACGTCGAACGAAGAAGGTGAAAAAATTGCTGTATATCGTGCATTATCTGATGCAGATGAAGCACGTTACATAGCCTCACAAATTTGGGAACGCCAAATCAGTGAGCATTTACAAGCGAAAGATTTTGCCATTTTATATCGTACCAATGCACAATCACGTGCGTTAGAAGAAGCTTTACGCAAACGTGGTATCAGTTACCGTGTGTTTGGAGGCACATCTTTCTACCAACGCAAAGAGATTAAAGACATGGTTGCTTACATGCGACTTTTGATTAATCAAAACGATGAAGAAGCATTATTACGTGTCATTAATTATCCTGCCCGTGGAATCGGACAAACTACGTTATCTAAATTATTAGTCGCTGCCGATCAACAGAATTTAACCTTATTTTCATTGGTTGAAAATATTCAGATGTACGCCCCAAGTATTGGAATCAATGCCAGAACATCGAATAAGTTAAATGATTTTGCCTTACTGATAAAACGTTTCCAAGTGATGCTTAAAACACATGATGTGTATGAAGTAACAATAGAAATGGCAAAAGCTACCAACTTATTAAATACGTTAAAAGAAGATTCGACACCGGAAGGAATTTCAAGATTAGAAAATGTTCAAGAGTTATTGAACTCGATTCAAGGGTATGTAGAAGAGCAACAACAATTAGAAGATGGAGATGCTTCGTTAGGCGGTTTTTTAGAAAACATTGCCTTAGCAACAGATGCTGACAATGAAGACGAAGACGATAACAAAGTAAATTTAATGACAGTGCATTTGGCCAAAGGTCTTGAATTTCCTGTTGTATTTATCGCTGGTTTAGAAGAAAATCTTTTTCCTTCAATGATGGCCGTTAATACACGTGCCGAATTAGAAGAAGAGCGTCGTTTATTTTATGTAGCATTAACACGTGCAGAAAAAGTTGCTTATTTAACCTATTCTGTATCGCGTTTCCGTTGGGGGAAAATTATTGATTGTGAACCTTCACGTTTCTTAGAAGAAATTGAAGATACCTATTTGGATTGGAAAAATCTACATATTCCAAATCAACGCAATGCAAATAATAGTGGACTATCTGCTGATTTATTTGGAGATGACTTCTCAACTCCTGCTCGATTTAAAGATCAGCCGCGTGAAAGAAGTTCAGCACGTTCAAATCCTAATGTGAGACGAACAGCAGCAGCAGTTCCTCCAAAGGCTAATTTTAAACCTGTAGATCAAACTAAATCCTCAGCAGCAAATACAGCCAATCATTTAGGATTACAAATTGGTCAAAGTGTATTGCATGATCGTTTTGGTCGTGGTACTGTAAAAGATTTACAGGGAGATCCATCAGATATGAAAGCGATTATCCATTTTGATACAGCAGGAGAAAAGAAACTTCTTTTAAATTTTGCCAAATTAAAGATTATTTCATAA
- a CDS encoding alanine/glycine:cation symporter family protein — MDTIIQSINNYVWSSALIGLCALTGIYFSVRLGFLQFTNLKEMVRLLFSGQNTDKGITPFQAFSLAISGRVGTGNIVGVATAIAMGGPGSIFWMWFIALIGSASAFVEATLGQVYKQEINGEYRGGPAYYIEKGLGIKWYAVLFAIVTIISTGILLPGVQSNSIASSMKNAFQISTQDFGGIPVNYMGITLIALLAIIIFGGVKRLGKASEFIVPFMAGAYILMALVIIVMNISQIPSVLKLIFSCAFNMESLYSGVFGMAIAWGIKRGIYSNEAGQGTAPHAAAASEVSHPAQQGLVQAFSVYIDTLFVCTATAFIILFTGQYNVQDEAGQFVVQNVAGIDYTGFTQAAVSHHFPAFGNGFVAFALFFFAFTTIMAYYYYAETNITYIFKNGNTKVVIWILRIGFLIATYFGTVKSAETAWAIGDIGVGLMAWVNIIAILLLGGVAIKVWKDYAHKKKQGILNPTFDAEEAGIKNADFWTKKK, encoded by the coding sequence ATGGACACGATTATTCAATCGATTAACAATTACGTCTGGTCTTCTGCATTAATAGGATTATGCGCTTTAACAGGTATCTATTTTTCTGTTCGACTGGGATTTCTTCAGTTTACAAATCTTAAGGAAATGGTAAGGTTACTCTTTTCTGGTCAAAATACAGATAAAGGTATTACCCCTTTCCAAGCATTTTCTTTAGCAATATCAGGTCGTGTAGGTACGGGAAATATTGTAGGAGTTGCTACGGCAATTGCAATGGGTGGACCTGGATCAATTTTTTGGATGTGGTTTATTGCCTTAATCGGCTCAGCATCAGCATTTGTAGAAGCTACTTTAGGTCAAGTTTACAAACAAGAAATTAATGGAGAATACCGAGGAGGTCCAGCCTATTATATTGAAAAAGGGTTAGGAATAAAATGGTATGCTGTATTATTTGCAATAGTGACCATCATCAGTACAGGTATTTTATTACCAGGTGTACAAAGTAACAGTATTGCTTCTTCCATGAAAAATGCTTTTCAAATATCAACGCAAGATTTCGGTGGAATCCCCGTAAACTATATGGGCATCACTTTAATTGCTTTATTAGCCATTATCATTTTTGGTGGAGTAAAACGTTTAGGAAAAGCATCTGAATTTATTGTTCCATTTATGGCAGGAGCGTATATTTTAATGGCTTTAGTGATTATAGTTATGAATATTTCCCAAATCCCATCGGTACTAAAATTAATTTTTTCATGTGCATTTAATATGGAATCCTTATACAGTGGTGTTTTTGGTATGGCAATCGCTTGGGGTATAAAACGTGGTATTTATTCGAATGAGGCAGGACAGGGTACGGCACCTCATGCAGCAGCAGCTTCTGAAGTTTCGCATCCCGCTCAACAAGGATTAGTTCAAGCTTTTTCAGTATATATTGATACATTATTTGTTTGTACAGCCACGGCTTTTATAATCTTATTTACGGGGCAATACAATGTGCAAGATGAAGCAGGTCAGTTTGTCGTACAAAACGTTGCAGGTATTGATTATACTGGATTTACACAAGCAGCAGTCTCGCATCATTTTCCTGCATTTGGAAATGGATTCGTTGCTTTTGCTTTGTTTTTCTTTGCTTTTACAACCATCATGGCATACTATTACTATGCAGAAACCAACATTACATACATTTTTAAAAATGGAAACACAAAAGTGGTGATTTGGATTCTACGCATTGGCTTTTTAATTGCCACTTATTTTGGTACTGTGAAATCAGCGGAAACAGCATGGGCCATTGGAGATATTGGTGTTGGATTAATGGCATGGGTAAATATTATCGCCATCTTACTTTTAGGTGGAGTTGCCATTAAAGTATGGAAAGATTATGCCCATAAAAAGAAACAAGGCATTCTAAACCCTACATTCGACGCAGAAGAAGCTGGAATTAAAAATGCCGACTTCTGGACAAAGAAAAAATAA
- a CDS encoding DEAD/DEAH box helicase: MNFQEIYKNLGIEDMNAMQRNAFEFSGDNQDIVLLSPTGSGKTLGFLFPVVRDLDPNVKGVQTLIMVPARELALQIEEVFKSMKTGFKVTCCYGGHNTKIEQNNLLEAPAVLIGTPGRIAYHLRNENFDPTTIKTLVLDEFDKALEFGFQTDMSSIVYEMKNLQHRILTSATEMKDIPEFTGLDNHKVINFLKNKEVKPNLKMKQINTISEEKLDSLFKLICKLGTQRMLIFCNHRDAVDRISELLREKGIARESFHGGMEQDERERALLKFRNDSVRVLITTDLAARGLDIPEVDTIIHYQLPPKEDAFIHRNGRTARMKAKGTVYLVISNEENFPFIDKKLEVEDISGEYPIPARTPYQTIYISAGKKDKVNKVDIVGFLFKKGELEKNDVGIIEVKDTTSYVAINRKKVPELLKKLNGQKVKNKKVKMQIAY; the protein is encoded by the coding sequence ATGAATTTCCAAGAAATATATAAAAATTTAGGCATTGAAGATATGAATGCCATGCAACGTAATGCTTTTGAATTTTCAGGAGATAATCAAGATATCGTTTTACTTTCGCCAACAGGTTCAGGTAAAACATTAGGTTTCTTATTTCCTGTTGTTCGTGATTTAGATCCGAATGTAAAAGGAGTACAAACGTTAATTATGGTGCCAGCACGAGAATTGGCTTTACAGATTGAAGAAGTGTTCAAATCTATGAAAACAGGTTTTAAAGTCACTTGTTGTTATGGGGGACACAACACCAAAATCGAACAAAATAATTTACTTGAAGCCCCTGCTGTTTTAATTGGAACACCTGGACGTATTGCTTATCACTTACGCAACGAAAATTTTGATCCCACAACAATAAAAACATTGGTGTTAGATGAATTTGATAAAGCTTTGGAGTTTGGTTTTCAAACGGATATGTCATCGATTGTCTACGAGATGAAAAATCTTCAACATCGTATTTTAACGTCGGCTACCGAAATGAAGGATATTCCTGAATTTACAGGCTTAGATAATCATAAGGTCATTAACTTCTTAAAAAATAAAGAAGTTAAACCGAATTTAAAAATGAAACAAATCAACACCATTTCTGAAGAAAAATTGGATTCATTATTCAAATTGATTTGTAAGTTAGGTACGCAGCGTATGTTGATATTCTGTAATCATCGTGATGCTGTAGATCGTATTAGCGAGTTATTACGTGAAAAAGGAATTGCCCGTGAAAGTTTTCATGGAGGAATGGAGCAAGATGAGCGTGAACGTGCTTTGCTAAAATTTCGTAATGATTCCGTTCGTGTTTTAATTACAACCGATTTAGCAGCTCGTGGTTTAGATATTCCAGAAGTGGATACAATTATTCATTACCAATTGCCTCCGAAAGAAGATGCATTTATTCATCGAAATGGTCGTACAGCTCGTATGAAAGCAAAAGGAACGGTTTATTTAGTGATTAGCAACGAGGAAAATTTTCCATTCATCGATAAGAAATTAGAAGTGGAAGATATTTCTGGGGAATATCCTATTCCAGCACGTACACCTTACCAAACGATTTATATTTCTGCTGGAAAAAAGGATAAGGTAAACAAAGTTGATATTGTTGGATTTTTATTCAAGAAAGGTGAATTAGAGAAAAATGATGTTGGAATCATCGAAGTGAAAGATACAACTTCTTATGTTGCCATTAACCGTAAAAAAGTGCCTGAATTATTAAAGAAACTGAACGGTCAAAAAGTAAAAAATAAGAAAGTGAAAATGCAAATTGCTTACTAA
- a CDS encoding YceI family protein, translating to MKKILLSAVITLASASAFAQKYTNDKAHSKLGFSVPHMTISDVEGEFKNFDVHLTFTKEDLSDAKFHVVADVNSINTGIDARDNHLKSPDFFNAAKNSKLEFTSKSVSKVKGNQFKLAGDLTLNGVTKPVVLNLLYNGSVDNQGVKTYGFTVKGKIKRSDFAVGTSFPEAVVGDVVTLTSNLEFATPKSK from the coding sequence ATGAAAAAAATATTATTATCTGCAGTAATCACTTTAGCATCAGCTTCTGCATTTGCACAAAAATATACTAACGATAAAGCTCACTCAAAATTAGGATTTTCAGTTCCCCACATGACCATTTCAGATGTTGAAGGTGAATTTAAAAATTTTGATGTTCACTTAACCTTCACGAAAGAAGATTTATCAGATGCCAAATTTCATGTAGTAGCAGATGTTAATTCAATAAATACAGGTATTGATGCCAGAGATAATCATTTAAAATCTCCCGATTTCTTTAATGCTGCTAAAAATTCAAAATTAGAATTTACGTCTAAATCAGTATCTAAAGTGAAAGGTAATCAATTCAAATTAGCGGGTGACTTGACATTAAATGGTGTAACTAAACCAGTAGTTTTAAATTTACTATATAATGGAAGTGTAGATAACCAAGGGGTTAAAACATACGGATTTACAGTAAAAGGAAAAATTAAAAGAAGTGATTTTGCAGTGGGTACTTCTTTCCCAGAAGCAGTTGTTGGAGATGTGGTGACATTAACTTCAAACCTCGAATTCGCAACTCCAAAATCAAAATAA
- a CDS encoding YceI family protein, whose translation MANWNLDPSHSEVQFKVKHMVISTVTGSFDQFDAQLTSQSDNFSQAKFSFTAEVSSINTKNGDRDEHLKSDDFFAADQFPQIKFESTSGIQNGNITGEIEIRGVRQSITLLADFGGVITDPWGNQRAGFEFEGELNRKDFGLSWSSTTEAGGLVVADKIKLIINLEFVQAS comes from the coding sequence ATGGCCAATTGGAATTTAGACCCTTCACATTCAGAAGTGCAATTTAAAGTGAAGCACATGGTAATTTCTACCGTTACAGGAAGTTTTGATCAATTTGATGCACAACTTACAAGCCAATCAGATAACTTTTCACAAGCGAAATTTAGTTTTACGGCTGAAGTTTCATCGATTAATACAAAAAATGGTGACCGTGATGAACACTTAAAATCAGATGATTTTTTCGCTGCAGATCAATTTCCTCAAATAAAATTTGAATCCACTTCGGGAATTCAAAATGGAAATATTACAGGAGAAATTGAAATCAGAGGTGTTCGTCAATCCATTACATTATTAGCAGATTTTGGAGGTGTAATTACCGATCCATGGGGAAATCAACGTGCAGGTTTCGAATTTGAAGGAGAATTGAATCGTAAAGATTTTGGTTTATCTTGGTCTTCAACAACAGAAGCTGGAGGATTAGTGGTAGCAGATAAAATCAAGCTGATTATTAATTTAGAATTTGTACAAGCATCATAA
- the map gene encoding type I methionyl aminopeptidase, with protein MIIETEEELIGMKAVSEAVAVTLKEMKDYVKPGMSTLELDQFGAQIMAKFGCKSAPYETYKFPGYTCLSVNEEICHGIPRADKILKEGDVINIDVSGELNGYWADNGGSIVVGEDINGYQKIVDASISALQKAIGAVKSGVKIADIGGIIEKEAKKHRYSVIENLTGHGVGRSLHEEPLDLLNYRDPVDKRRFRKNSVIALETFISENSYEAIEQADGWTMIGNAPGVFAQHEHTVLVTSEGPMILTHMNGNW; from the coding sequence ATGATTATAGAAACAGAAGAAGAGTTAATCGGTATGAAAGCGGTTAGTGAAGCCGTAGCTGTTACTCTTAAAGAGATGAAAGATTATGTAAAACCAGGAATGTCTACATTAGAATTGGACCAATTTGGAGCACAAATTATGGCCAAATTTGGATGTAAATCGGCTCCGTATGAGACGTATAAATTCCCTGGTTATACTTGCTTAAGCGTGAACGAAGAAATTTGTCACGGAATTCCAAGAGCAGATAAAATTTTAAAAGAAGGCGATGTCATTAATATCGATGTCTCTGGAGAATTGAATGGTTATTGGGCTGATAATGGAGGTTCAATCGTCGTAGGCGAAGATATTAATGGGTATCAAAAAATTGTAGATGCCTCAATTTCTGCATTACAAAAAGCCATCGGTGCCGTAAAATCAGGGGTTAAAATTGCTGATATCGGTGGAATTATCGAAAAAGAAGCAAAAAAACACCGTTATTCCGTAATTGAAAATTTAACAGGACATGGCGTAGGGCGTTCTTTACATGAAGAACCTTTGGATTTATTAAACTACCGCGATCCAGTTGATAAACGCCGTTTTCGCAAAAATTCTGTCATTGCGTTAGAAACTTTTATTTCTGAAAACTCATATGAAGCAATTGAGCAAGCAGATGGATGGACCATGATTGGAAATGCACCAGGTGTCTTTGCTCAACATGAACACACAGTACTTGTAACTTCTGAAGGTCCTATGATCTTAACGCATATGAATGGAAATTGGTAA
- a CDS encoding long-chain fatty acid--CoA ligase yields MSNSTRIFDLAYRQAELYPNHDMFASKIDGEWKFTKTEEYIQQIRQISKGLLALGVKPGDRVGLVCESRYEWNVVDFAIQQIGGVVVAIYPNITDAEYQFIFNDAEIQVCIVSTKSLYTRINKMVESIYSLQYVFAINDFPESRNWSELFEIGQDITEEHLNNLSSAIRSTDLATLIYTSGTTGKPKGVMLSHNNLVASYKAGREVTKLTHGARGLTFLPPCHAYERMALYTYMYIGITIYFAEGLEKIGDNINEVKPHIMTSVPRLMEKVYEKILKTGSGLKGNKKKIFDWAVEVAAQYEPDPKKRSLAYNVKLAVARKLVLNKFYDALGGHFESIISGSASLQGRIARVFLAAGLPFFEGYGMTEASPLISVNNPNKLGLRIGTVGSPALDVEIKIAEDGEILVKGPNVMMGYYKNPEATAETLKDGWLHTGDIGIWEEKNFLKIIDRKKEMFKISGGKYVVPAPIENKLIESKFIEQAMVVGDGQKFPSALIVPNYANLKEWAKDAAPDIVALSKEEFLKHKEIQKKINQEVRKANQFFGNWEQIKKPAIITHEFTIDGGDLTPTLKMKRKVIAEKYKQEIENIFK; encoded by the coding sequence ATGAGTAACTCAACAAGAATATTTGACTTAGCATATCGTCAGGCGGAATTGTATCCAAATCACGATATGTTTGCTTCTAAAATTGACGGTGAATGGAAGTTCACAAAAACAGAAGAGTATATTCAGCAAATACGACAAATTTCTAAAGGATTATTAGCCTTAGGAGTAAAACCAGGGGACCGTGTTGGTCTTGTGTGTGAAAGTCGTTATGAATGGAATGTGGTTGATTTTGCAATTCAACAAATAGGAGGAGTAGTAGTGGCAATCTACCCAAACATTACGGATGCAGAATATCAGTTTATTTTTAATGATGCGGAAATACAAGTTTGTATCGTAAGTACAAAAAGTTTGTATACACGTATCAATAAAATGGTTGAATCCATTTATAGTTTACAATATGTTTTTGCAATTAATGATTTCCCAGAATCGAGAAATTGGTCTGAGTTATTCGAAATTGGTCAAGACATCACTGAAGAACATTTAAATAATTTAAGCAGTGCGATTCGTTCTACGGATTTAGCTACTTTAATTTATACTTCGGGAACAACGGGTAAACCGAAAGGCGTGATGTTATCACATAATAACTTAGTGGCAAGTTATAAGGCTGGTCGTGAAGTGACAAAATTAACGCATGGTGCACGTGGATTAACATTTTTACCTCCATGTCATGCTTATGAGCGTATGGCGTTATATACTTATATGTATATTGGGATTACCATTTATTTTGCGGAAGGTTTAGAAAAAATTGGTGACAACATCAATGAAGTCAAACCACACATCATGACTTCAGTTCCACGTTTAATGGAAAAGGTTTATGAAAAAATCTTAAAAACGGGAAGTGGATTAAAAGGCAATAAAAAGAAAATATTCGATTGGGCTGTTGAAGTTGCTGCACAATATGAACCAGATCCTAAAAAGCGAAGCTTAGCCTATAATGTGAAATTAGCTGTAGCGCGTAAATTAGTATTAAACAAATTCTATGATGCCCTGGGTGGACATTTTGAAAGTATTATTTCAGGTTCAGCTTCTTTACAAGGACGTATTGCACGTGTATTCTTAGCTGCTGGATTACCGTTTTTTGAAGGATACGGTATGACAGAAGCTTCTCCATTAATCTCTGTAAATAATCCGAATAAACTTGGATTACGTATTGGTACAGTAGGATCTCCTGCATTGGATGTCGAAATCAAAATTGCGGAAGATGGAGAAATCTTAGTCAAAGGTCCAAACGTCATGATGGGATATTATAAAAACCCTGAAGCTACTGCTGAAACGTTGAAAGATGGTTGGTTACATACCGGCGATATAGGAATTTGGGAAGAGAAAAATTTCTTGAAAATCATAGATCGTAAAAAAGAAATGTTTAAAATTTCTGGTGGAAAATATGTCGTACCTGCTCCAATTGAAAATAAATTAATAGAATCTAAATTTATTGAACAAGCGATGGTTGTAGGTGATGGACAAAAATTCCCATCAGCATTGATTGTTCCAAATTATGCAAATTTAAAAGAATGGGCGAAAGATGCTGCTCCAGATATTGTAGCCTTATCGAAGGAAGAATTTTTGAAGCATAAAGAGATTCAAAAGAAAATTAATCAAGAAGTTCGTAAAGCCAATCAATTCTTTGGAAATTGGGAACAGATTAAAAAACCTGCAATCATTACGCATGAATTTACCATTGATGGAGGTGATTTAACACCTACATTAAAAATGAAACGTAAAGTGATTGCTGAAAAATACAAGCAAGAGATTGAAAATATCTTCAAATAA
- a CDS encoding Dabb family protein, producing the protein MLAHHVLFWLKDDATDEEIKIFHQALLDLEPIATSAFFHVGTPADIERDVIDASYSFSLFAAFETMEQFETYQKHPEHIAFLNGPNKLAKRVLIYDVD; encoded by the coding sequence ATGTTAGCACACCATGTATTATTTTGGTTAAAAGATGACGCAACAGATGAAGAAATAAAAATATTTCATCAAGCCTTATTGGATTTAGAACCTATTGCGACTTCAGCATTTTTTCATGTCGGAACACCAGCTGATATCGAAAGAGATGTTATCGACGCCTCTTACTCTTTTTCGTTATTTGCCGCTTTCGAAACCATGGAACAATTTGAAACATATCAAAAACATCCAGAACATATCGCATTCTTAAATGGACCGAATAAATTAGCAAAACGCGTTTTAATTTACGATGTAGATTAA
- a CDS encoding thiol-disulfide oxidoreductase DCC family protein — MERYNKVVLYDGECGFCSFWVQWLLNMDKQNTLKFASLQGEYGQSFLKNKGLNVTDFDTIYFIKDNEYFYEKSTAIIQIVNSLGGIFKLIVLLYIIPRFIRDAVYMVISKNRKKLINNNCLFPTPKQRHQFID, encoded by the coding sequence ATGGAGAGATATAATAAAGTCGTTTTATATGATGGCGAATGTGGATTTTGTAGTTTTTGGGTCCAATGGCTGTTAAATATGGATAAACAAAATACGTTGAAATTTGCCTCATTACAAGGTGAATATGGACAGTCATTTTTAAAAAATAAAGGCTTAAATGTTACTGATTTTGATACCATTTATTTTATAAAAGATAACGAATACTTTTATGAAAAATCGACAGCAATTATTCAGATTGTTAATTCATTAGGGGGGATCTTTAAACTAATTGTATTGTTATACATTATCCCTCGATTTATTCGAGATGCAGTATACATGGTTATTTCTAAAAATCGAAAGAAACTTATCAATAATAATTGTTTATTTCCAACGCCCAAACAACGCCACCAATTTATCGATTAA